The following nucleotide sequence is from bacterium.
CAATCTCAACATCATCGGCAATTTCTGCGCTCGGATGTACAATCGAGCTTGGGTGGATTAAGGCCACTAACGATCTCCTTCGTTATTCTTTAACAGCAGTGCTAACGCCACTTATATCCTGGTTGTGGTCAACGAGCGCAAAGGTCATCTCCGCTTCAGCAACAACATGACCATTAACTCTCGCATATGCTTGTACACGGCCAACATTATGGCGGAACCATACAAGCTGTACCTCAGATATCAACGTATCGCCCGGTAGTACCGGTTTTCTAAATCGAGTTTTGTCCAATCCTGCGATCAAAGCTAATTTTGAATGGCGGTCGGGAAGAGCGAGCATCATTACTCCGCCAACTTGTGCCATCGATTCGAGAACCAGCACGCCGGGCATAATAGCTCGCGTCGGGAAATGACCATTAAAAAACTGCTCATTCATAGTAACATTCTTGAGACCTACTGCCCGCTTGCCTGGCTCAAGTTCTAGAATTCGATCTACGAGAAGAAAAGGATAACGATGAGGCAGT
It contains:
- the fabZ gene encoding 3-hydroxyacyl-ACP dehydratase FabZ — encoded protein: MEDKNFIMDAETVRAILPHRYPFLLVDRILELEPGKRAVGLKNVTMNEQFFNGHFPTRAIMPGVLVLESMAQVGGVMMLALPDRHSKLALIAGLDKTRFRKPVLPGDTLISEVQLVWFRHNVGRVQAYARVNGHVVAEAEMTFALVDHNQDISGVSTAVKE